In Carya illinoinensis cultivar Pawnee chromosome 9, C.illinoinensisPawnee_v1, whole genome shotgun sequence, the following are encoded in one genomic region:
- the LOC122276989 gene encoding uncharacterized protein LOC122276989, with product TRLTTTMSAQEKGKFPAQSQPNPQGQNHQFQNVAGDSNVKQVKAITTLRNGKVIGIPAQEVEKNGNTSKPPSENEAHDPLKSESVPSTTLAPFPQRLAPLHKDKHHAEILEIFKQVRINIPLLDAIQQIPTYAKFLKDLCTVKRKLNVQKKAFLTEQVSAIIQTNTPPKYKDPRSPTIACMIGSSKIGQALLDLGSSVNLLPYNVY from the exons acaaggttgactacaaccatgagtgctcaagagaaagggaagttccctgcacaatctcagcctaatccccaaggccaaaaccaccaatttcaaaatgtggcaggagattcaaatgtcaagcaagtcaaggctattacaaccttgagaaatggtaaggtgattggcattccagctcaagaggtagaaaagaatggtaacacttctaaacctccttctgaaaatgaggcacatgatcctttgaaatctgaaagtgtcccaagcactacacttgcaccttttcctcaaaggttagcccctttgcacaaagataagcatcacgcggaaattcttgaaatttttaagcaagttaggattaatataccattgttagatgctattcaacagattcctacctatgctaaatttttaaaggatttatgtaccgtaaaaagaaaattgaatgtgcaaaagaaagcttttcttactgagcaggttagtgctattatccaaaccaacactcctcccaaatacaaggatCCAAGATCtcctaccatagcttgcatgataggaagctcaaaaataggccaagcattattagacttaggttcaagtgtgaacttattgccttataat gtctattaa